Below is a window of Plasmodium malariae genome assembly, contig: PmUG01_00_47, whole genome shotgun sequence DNA.
TAATTAATCtgagaaaatatattataatacgatttgaaaaaattaatatgttcaaattaactaaaaaactaataacatatttttctcttgTACATAGAAAAAGTCCACCTGTATGTAAGcgtatttataatatttaagcAATTATAGTTATGCTTACTAAGCAGGGCACTAAGAATATTACAGgtattaattcatattaatGTATTCATCAAACAAGGAAGCATATTCCTTTTGTacattttacctttttctgaacttaattttttgatattttttaacttttttatgataataaaccATTCCTAATATAAGTGTTACACTCAATATTAAGAAAgctattaaatatattaaacataacAGATATCTATAAAATCCATATACGTAATCGTAGTCATTTATAATCACCGACGTACCGCTTTTCTTAATCCactgttttaattttatttgttttgtagacttaaataaaaaatttaaagaggAGTTTTTCAGCAAACTATTTAAAGAACCGTACCACCAACCTCCAAGCCATACACGTAATGCGTAAAACAGTCCCTTTCTAAAATAGTGAAAGCAAGAAAAATCTATTATCATCGATACTGACAACAACAAAAACAATAACAAAGGTATGGCAATTCGTAAAGCtaattttttacgtattatttttttgtaagtttTATCACTAATTGTCctgttatttttaacaaaatctatataatcaagttctttgaatattatCTTTTCTATATGAGATAATTTTATAGTCTCAAATATATTAgacttatttttcttatgtaatttatatcttCCAGTATTATTTAGTGAACGTGCATCGgattgatttatttttcgtaTATCTCCTTTAtcgtttatacatatacctTTTTCCTTCTTCATCATATTATTAGGTATCTCTTCTTTTAAATGTAAgaaatttgaatatttatcctgtttatattttgctattaatctataatttcttatatcTAATTTACTTCCAATGGTTCGTTTCCCATAAAGGAATTTATCAAATATACTCTAAAAaacatagaaaatatatattatttatataaataaatatccTCGTACTGAATAACagtgtaaataaaaattaaaaactaaatatgtaaataatatatatttctttaaattaaGTAATAGTACCATATTATTGGAAAAATGACATATCcaagtaataaatataaagagagaaactttaataaaaaaatataacttaatTTCTTGTtccatgatatatatttctatatccTAATGTATtcagtagaaaaaaaattaacaatcgtataatattcatttaataatatagcatagtaattataatgtaaaaaaattttattaatgtcTCATAAAAACATAATGAAATGTATATGAACATAATGTTTTTGATAATagatacaaataaaataactataaataatattttagaattattttttaattttatgcttaaagaaatatttttcattaaaataaaataatttgcattctcaaatatttaaaatatataatttattaatataatatagcagggttattaaaaaaatatttcttaatatttttttaaaacaaattaagaAGTAATTATAAGattcttaaatatttataaattctgAGGTTATATATAAGATAGAACATATAGAATACATATACTATAGAATGTAtagataaattatatataattccatattttgagataataatatctaattcaaatgatattttttaataataattataacttttttacaTGTTTTGGAAGACCatgttattatttaagaataataaatactactatgttattataaaaatagtaataataaatgaaaaaaataatattctataaaacctttcatgttatattatttatagctCTTTCCTTATTCACTAAGTAAACATGGAAATTTTTATGTGGcccataaaatttttaaaagatcgAATTTATAGTATACTACGAAACATAagaaacaatatattttttaaaggtaaaaacgaattatagtttttatttaagtttTTCCATCGTTACTATTTGTAGATTAAATATCTTTAagttctatttattttatttatttttttgtttttaataatatgtacatatttatcaaaattatagtagaaaataatagaatatcaagaaaaatgtagttccattttaattttaactttttctaAGCAAAAATAGACTACGTAGAGTTACACATTAGTATAATTCCatcaataataaaattatataatgtattttgttaacactttatttttttcatagttatttaagaaaaagttcataaaatataataaaaaacgtTATTAGAAGATGATAGATTCACTTATTCCGTAATTCAGTATAACAACATAGTAATATACtaaagaaaagtaaaatacTCAAAGTTTCTATTGAATAAGAAAACGCATTTCTACAATTTGATAACTTCCTAGAAATAACTTAAAACTCAGGCCCCAAATCTAAACCtgtattgatatattttatataaagaaagaattttcttttttttactattattttatttaaaaaatttaatttataaatatgaatgaaTTAGTAATGTTCAATATGAACTAAAtgcatttttatgtatattcataataatatgaaaaatttagtaaatatacttatagaCAACTAAGATAACATCATACActtgtttaaataaatacctatatataatgaaaagtaAGTAGAAAacacatatttaatttaataaattttaaggaTAATTTAGATTTTTACAGATATGTAATAATTCATTAGAAATTCACTATTATCTAAATGTAAATGTAAGGATTTTTACGTATTGTGtattaatttgttaaataaattaattcattaatttcAACTTTAAATTCcaaaaacaataaaacaatataatatatatttattgatttattctaatatattatataattaaatgtttttttcaaaattaaataaaaactaaaTGTGGAACAATAATAAAGTTATAAAGATTAAGTCatactttaattttaatgaactGTAATCTCTAATTTAGTAaacagttatatataatctatatttaactaatatatttattattatatatcattttaacattatattattcaaaaattttcaatttttttaaaaacgaTTTTACAATTAGCATATtgaataacatattttagataaaacatatcatataaaataaaaatatgtttgtacatagattaaataaataaatatatatatatatatcaatataattaaatatatgcaactaatttcataaaatacaaaagaaGTCACATTATAGTTAACATGAAAATTATAGCACATTTACAAAGTAACACGAACAGTAATAATGTTAGTCTAGAACAAGATTTATTATATAGAGAAgtacttatttattaaaatataaaatatcacAATATTCAAAGAgagtatataaatttttacagtatatattcattataagggacatacatatatttttcataaaaattcatataaattcacaaatatatatattatatcatatacatgtaacaaagtttaattaataatttaaaatttatgtttcAAGCCATTATAATATTCCAATTTACCCAAAAATTAAGAAgttaagtttattttttactatggTACACCGAAAATCCTGTGTATATAcgcttatatttataaaactaTGGTAATCATAGTTATGAtcattaagaatatataataaaatatatcaagtTCTTAAATCATATTAATGACAATTTTACTTAACAATAtttccttattattatttatttcattcagaaatgtacttaatttttttatatttttcattatttcgtAATATTTTAGGAATCGCAAGGATGAGCAAGATAGCTAATATAATGATAAGTAGGACATATGTTACTaggtaaaaatattgtacTCCTGCTACTCCTCCTACTACTGCTTGTGATTCTGTTACTTCTATAATTGCTTTTAAACCTGAgtcttcatatataaatttccaAAGAGTCTTAAAAGGTGTAAAAGTTGAATTCTCATCGAAGTCAAAAACCCGCAATATAGGTAACCCTATTCCcactaagaaaaaaagaatgaataaAACAATTCCGAATCCATAACTTttaaactttatttttttcaaagcTATATCACAAattcttctatttctttcaacataattatcataatctttttttttaatccattttttttcaaaatggaaatgttttccatcaaacattccattattataatccaAGACTTCAATACAGTATTGAgtcttatttaataaatttttattagaatttttgttttttcttatattccctcttgtattattatatatatcgtttttttcatattttgtattatatgccatattttcctttaacCTTGAAGTAGTTAAATCCTTATCCTGCTTATATTTAGCCAGTACtctattatttcttatatctATTTTTGTATCATATTTACGGATTTCATTCAAAAGTTCATTAAACGGAttctgaaaaaaataaaaaataaatatttttttaccataGCGAATATTCTTATGcaaagaaaacaaatatatatatatattaatacaaataaaatggaGATAAAAAGCATAATGAAGatacacataaaaatttgtGATATACCATATCATTgcaaaaatgatatatcaaagataaaaggataaacaaatagaacttaatgttaaataatgatttgcttttttcgttcattttttaacaatttattattttaatatattcagtAGAAAAGAATTAGTGATAATATAGTATACatctaataataatgtatactatgtttatctttaaaaaggttttttactattgtttttttttaatagaaatataataaaatttatatagctataatataattcataacGATGACatagaaaagaaatattaaaaatgcattatataattttatcttaaaaacctttacaaagaaaaaattttattaaaataaaatagtctTAATTCacgaacaaataataaaaataaagaatttaatttattacaataaataaattatttcttttttaatattataagaatgaaaaaaaaaattaaatacattatttcattatttctaaatattgagtgtatgtatattatgtaaCGTACATTATATAGAAGGTAgacaatatattattctctatgttcaaataataataattaagcttaattttgttatcctattaataattttaaatttatcaatataaaattccagaagaaattattattaaacattatttattattacaacaatataataatatgaataatgaatgaaaaagaatatgTAGTACAGAAATATATGGTACATTTATCTTAACACATGATTTGTTTTCTGTTAATgcacatataatttttattcactatattatacataaaaagacttatttatatgatattacctattatatgaagaaatatatactttaaagTCAAATATAGtttgatattttatttttctacgttaatttttgaaaattataaattttattaaagtcCAAACCATACCATTATTTCTGTAtgacatatatttatattcctttaatttatgttttaatatttctttaataaattatatacctttagtacaaatattattatagtaaaaaaaaaaaaaaaaaaaaaaagtgattACGGTAAAATTCTCAAAGAAATATTGCATATAATTtcgtttatttaaaattacatcaaattaaagaaatttatatataatatacaggATATGATAagtatataacaaaaaagaaagaataaaagtataatttacttaattttatgatataGTTATCTTTCTATTCATCTAATATAAGAgcaaatgtattattttttatttatacttataGCTGTACATAGTATTgggaatatattttatacaaatatcATATTGAGTCgacaaaaatatacaaataatatttcatttaaaaaacttttaataggaaaaatatattatgccCAAGTTTTTCTCCTACGTGGCATATAGAAGAGGATGATAATTCTAAAAACATTGTTTATagcaaaaattattataataatcttAAATATAGCATTTTACTATTGCTCTGAGGAACTATTACATTCCAAGTgcacaataaaaaaattaaacaagaGAAAAATCAgctaaatttttaattctactTTTAAgatgataaaattaacactaaaatatttttattattttaaggtatatttattattgttcttaaataattattaagaatcttatttattttactttataatttcttaCAATTCGGTCTTAAATGTTTACGAGTgttaacatttatatataaaataaacaacaatctatttttaatatttaaaaaaatataaatataaattaaaaaatcaatataaaaaacaagtaaattatgtaatattatgccaaatatttatgtgtaaatGAGCTCTTTCAGTTTTTGAAACACTTATTATATCTATCTATTTTTATGTTCTATATTTTAGCCATATATCTCCtcttaaataaatttttaagcttttttctttttctaaataagaaataatattcaaatatcTTGATTTACTTTTAGAATGTTAAATTTCCTCcttattaagaatatatataataagcgaattgttttattatatatatgtatatcttaataaatattatacattttatatcatataaatatttttatattttagacataaaaataaaactagttaaatataaaatgatattatatttcaaaatattcttataatattcatactATCTATAGaagaaaatacataaaaaaaataaattattcatttaaatgttcaatttttatagaatatattatatcggTTACATGGAAAAAACTATAacttatttatgtattccttttttttttatttttcaataaatatagattaaaaatattttcttttttatatttttaatataaaatgtttgtTTCATGTTtctaacaaatatttatacatcaATAAATACATAGATTCTTTAAATACATACTAAAAATCAAGactaattataaaataatatataaataggaatatttacaaaagagcaataatgtttttacaaaaatgaaaaatttcaaaaatgaaTTTGACACTCGTaggaattatataaatgagtTCTAAATTGGATTATTGTTAGAATTTGCCAATAAATCGAATTAATATCCTGAATTTCATTGGATCCCATATCCTATAAGGTTTTCACTAGATCAGTTATACACATTAGAAGCACATTCATATGATACTTAGTaagattttatttaataatttccaATCATTACATTAACATATATtgtattgttttatatattttttctttttcttaaactataaattatttcaattaaaaataaaaatgcccTTCCacatttgttttaattaattatgacAATTAATTAGTGCTTTAATGGTGTTGTACgtacaaatatgtattttttaatactattttacatcatatgaaaaatgatgttgtcatcaataaaaaaaaaaaataaaaatttttaaataattagatgaaaaaaataatcaaatatGTAGTCATTATTCTAAAAATTATCagtcatatataaatgacaAGACATACCATATAGAATATAGtacttaaaataattatattttataaattttcatttataatgatcaataaaaatatcaaataaataaatacaaatgttaaatatacagtgttttaaaaaaatatagaaaaaaaaaagtatagaataattcttttaataaaaatattgcaaaTTAATAGGATACACCTAAGTACTCTTCTAAAagaactataaaaaattccTATATAATTATTCGTGTTAACTATTTTAACGAGGTAAAAAAAACACCCtacaattaattaataattcttttgtGGAAATTTTTAATGTCGCTAAGATAAAAAACTTTgggtttaaaaatatattaatattaattaataatattaatgatattattaaagCTTAACATACTTAGgatatatgatatttattATGACAAAAtcaactatatattttatgtaaggataattcaatatatatatatatatatataacactgCCACTAGGTaaggtaaaaaataagattttCTGTGTACTAataatttgtaataataaaaatactttttataaattaacgTAGAATTAATgcatatgtaataatttttatagtatattaattaaacaaTTAGTTATGTGATAAAATATAGGATCACAATAGGAAATATCATTGCTAGGGATAATGAATTTGgtattaaacatattatatatagaacgaaaatatataatccaAACGGCTTAAATaactttaattaaatataacaataatatcacatacattatattactataacatgtttaaatataatttatttcatgtTCATTGCaatcaaatataaaacaagTTTTTTCCATAGTACTCTTCGACTCTATATTTATCTGTATAACTAAATGATggtacataaaataataatatatttatcatcagaatatattattttattttcaaatttatgttatttattaagGAGGTATTTcctattataatatatagataattttGAACTTCAGTAGAAAATAACATGaactataattttaaatacgTAAGTGCcttattttaaagaatattcCACAAATGGTACTTTGggaatttatacatattaaatgaaaaaaaaaatataattttttatttaaacaacaatattttcttatatattattacatttaattatattttttctactGTTTTGTGTTAGTTTATATTTGTGcaacatttttattagtttatattatgtgaaaaatttacatatttaacatatcaattttaatattatatgtcatttatttaataaataaataaatatataaatatataaatatataaaacatttgtTACACTATAAAAAGTTATTCAATAAATCACACGaattgttattaattttatatcgctcttaaataaatgaaatgttTATATTGCAATATCAAGCCAtgattttcataatatattaaaaaaaaaaaaaaaatttaagtttaCTACATATCTGTTTGTTTAACGTTAACagcaaaattatttataatatttttattaattaaatagaGGACACAATGCACTAATTTATggaattcaaaaaaaaaaaaaaaatagatatcttcattttactaaagtttccttttttatgtgtatataaaaataataattaacattccattatttaataattaaatactCATTAAACGGTGCTCTATAATTTAATGGATTCtctataattaaataaacatgaaaatatttattaagtataattTATCAATGAAaaactttttgttttatactTAATTATGGCAATAACAACTACCTATTTGTCATATATAAACCAAAATTTGTTGGTTCATTCATGGCTAATTCATATGtaaaatgtttaataatttatcttagaaaaattatatgactTTATtgacattattatattgagaaaaataaaatataaattaatgtataatattttattaatgatttttattattttttttatttttatatttaaatattcagcaaatgtataatattttagttctatataattacaataatcACCATACATTCGggtattattatgtaaatacattttacaCAAAGTGAATGCTGTTTCTAAATATCTaccattaatatttaatatttgtagccagaattattttatattttctgagaaaaaatatttctatttcataataataaaatattcgaATAAGCCCTATTTTGCTTACTAACACGTAGGTAACAaagttgtaaaaaataaaacaattctataaatttttaaaattgaatGAAGTGCATATATGAGACTAAGAGAAATGAATATgctacattaatatataaattatgatatttaatttttaagtaaaatttaacatgttttattattttaaatatttttttaaacttctAAATACAAAGtgaaatatataactgtATAATGATGTAATGCGCTTTtagttttaaatatttatttttatttcctatttctgaaatgtaatttttcgttaatatatataatttgaatttattagatataatgtttttaacataatacttcaattattatatgtaataatacaTTGAATTTCATATTTCCCATTGAacataataatgtattacttgtgttaatatatataaccgTAATTACGTCATGAGATAAAAACCTGTACATCtggaaattaaaataaattcattttaatatatcacaTATCTATATTTAAATCAGAAactatatatgaaatattatttgataTTTTAGATTCTTAAATATTCTATGTCAAAGGggaaaacatatttttatgtggatttatttttttacgacctaataaataattaaatatacagaaatatgatttttattaatatctttaatataataaaatacaataaaataataatatgtaaacctaaattaaaatagctttcataaaataaattttatacttAGAAACAATAGTAATTTTAACCTCCGTAATTAATAACACAATTGgcgaaaaaaattatatttccaTTCCAGAAATATTCGttattatatctatttttagagttttttatgttatttaaattcatttatattggTATAACATCAAGATAGTTTTATGATGTCATTAACAGTATAAGTTTCGttattccttattttttttaagagcGCGCCagattaattatatttataacatatgtgtatatagcCATTAACTCACAATAATCTCTTTAAAAtgaattgttttatttataatatatatttatttatgaatgtGCATCAATAGAACacataaaggaaaaaactaATTTCAAGAAAcatttgaattatataaaaatataaaataatataaaagttcGAATAACATACAATACATACAAAGAATTGGAGACATAAAGAAAGATTCTTAAGGAGGtccttaaaataaaacaaaagttaatttatataaacataatttttttaagatgtacatattttaattatttatatgctGAACGACAAAAATGAAACTGTTTTACATTGgcgaaaatataaaattattatttattgaagTTAAAAcaagaatataatttacaaaaatatttgaatagATTTATATGGAAATTACCGAAAagttaaggaaaaaaaaatttctaataCTAATGattatatcatttaatttactatttaatcaacaaatatatattaatataataaaactatttatgaagaaaacaaaatagataAACTCTTAATACACACATAGAATAAATCTGATATGAATTTATTACACATACGTTTACATCTAATTCGActataaatatgtttgtctaataaatatattaaaaacattacataaattatctgttatatatgaatttatctttttaattttgcaaaatacacataatattatttgtatgttaattttaaaaaaattacatgaaAGTATTAATATGGAGTGGAATGTATAACTCTagaaattcatatttttaaatttatctaattaataacatatacaattttaatcaatatacatttattatactgtataaaaattcaacagttttaaaaatttaataaattatacattacatatttctttttctatcaTTAAGTGACATACTAAGGATGAACATTTAaacatattcatttattatataaaataacataaaatcgATATGTGTATACTAAAAAAGCTAAGGTAAAAACTAATTaaatctaattttttataactacAAATATCACTTAATCTCTTCttgaaatttattatatcattttttgttaGCATATTACTTTAATTGAACACTCTAAAGAATTATGCAAATTTAATATGCATGATAACAACACTATACTACTTTGATAATGTCTACGTATGTAATTCTTAATTACAGcttcttttataatatattttactgttatctattattattat
It encodes the following:
- the PmUG01_00075500 gene encoding fam-m protein, whose protein sequence is MNEKSKSLFNIKFYLFILLSLIYHFCNDMNPFNELLNEIRKYDTKIDIRNNRVLAKYKQDKDLTTSRLKENMAYNTKYEKNDIYNNTRGNIRKNKNSNKNLLNKTQYCIEVLDYNNGMFDGKHFHFEKKWIKKKDYDNYVERNRRICDIALKKIKFKSYGFGIVLFILFFLVGIGLPILRVFDFDENSTFTPFKTLWKFIYEDSGLKAIIEVTESQAVVGGVAGVQYFYLVTYVLLIIILAILLILAIPKILRNNEKYKKIKYISE